One window of the Triticum dicoccoides isolate Atlit2015 ecotype Zavitan chromosome 3B, WEW_v2.0, whole genome shotgun sequence genome contains the following:
- the LOC119281377 gene encoding protein RADIALIS-like 4, with protein sequence MSSVSGSSSRGGDDAAWSAKENKLFEEALAYHGEGTPDRWLKVSRAMGGTKTADEVRRHYEILLDDIKLIESGMVSFPKYKDNTQGPWN encoded by the coding sequence ATGTCTTCTGTGTCAGGGAGCTCATCCCGCggcggcgacgacgcggcgtggaGCGCCAAGGAGAACAAGCTGTTCGAGGAGGCACTCGCCTACCACGGCGAGGGCACGCCCGACCGCTGGCTCAAGGTGTCTCGCGCCATGGGCGGGACCAAGACGGCCGACGAGGTGCGCCGCCACTACGAGATCCTCCTGGACGACATCAAGCTCATCGAGTCCGGCATGGTCTCGTTCCCCAAGTACAAGGACAACACCCAGGGGCCTTGGAACTGA